The following coding sequences are from one Arcobacter nitrofigilis DSM 7299 window:
- the doeB2 gene encoding N(2)-acetyl-L-2,4-diaminobutanoate deacetylase DoeB2 — protein sequence MYKNFDEVVEFATNFRHNLHKNPELTWEETDTAKAIREILDKHNITYKTYAGTGTVGLLAQDKQGPHIALRGDIDALPLEEKTDVSYKSVKTQCMHACGHDGHTATLMAAAIWLKQNEDKLTNPISLIFQPAEEGGHGAKKMIEEGCLDGVDMIFGWHNWPAIKFGQAVCPEGTVMAGNGTFHITLKGLGGHSSQPEICKDPVLAASALTMALQQIASRQVAPQDAVVVSVTSIDAISGVTVIPDNAKVEGSIRVPTNELKTKVFNQIEEISKGIALAYNVEVDIDLRDRYQPTINHKDEASRVREVLKDTLGENWQSNIATPIMASEDFSYYLNKIPGAFALVGSDDGVEKHQKACHNVHYDFNDKLIKPVSISLMKLANFKF from the coding sequence ATGTATAAAAATTTTGATGAAGTAGTAGAGTTTGCTACAAATTTTAGACATAATTTACATAAAAATCCCGAATTGACTTGGGAAGAGACAGATACCGCAAAAGCAATAAGAGAGATATTAGATAAGCATAATATTACATATAAAACTTATGCAGGAACTGGAACTGTTGGCTTACTTGCCCAAGATAAACAGGGACCTCATATAGCATTAAGGGGAGATATTGATGCTCTTCCATTAGAAGAGAAAACTGATGTTTCATATAAATCAGTTAAAACTCAATGTATGCATGCTTGTGGACATGATGGTCACACAGCAACTCTAATGGCAGCTGCTATTTGGTTAAAACAAAATGAAGATAAACTAACAAACCCAATATCGCTTATATTTCAACCTGCTGAAGAGGGAGGTCATGGAGCTAAGAAGATGATTGAAGAGGGATGTTTAGATGGAGTTGATATGATTTTTGGTTGGCATAATTGGCCAGCTATTAAATTTGGTCAAGCTGTTTGTCCTGAGGGCACAGTAATGGCTGGAAATGGAACTTTTCATATTACACTTAAAGGTTTAGGAGGTCACTCCTCTCAACCTGAAATTTGTAAAGACCCAGTTCTTGCAGCTTCTGCTTTAACTATGGCACTACAACAAATAGCAAGTAGACAAGTAGCACCACAAGATGCCGTTGTAGTTTCTGTTACATCAATAGATGCAATTAGTGGAGTAACAGTGATTCCTGATAATGCAAAGGTTGAAGGAAGTATTAGAGTTCCTACAAATGAATTAAAAACAAAAGTATTTAATCAAATTGAAGAGATATCAAAAGGAATTGCACTAGCATATAATGTAGAGGTTGATATTGATTTAAGGGATAGATATCAACCAACAATCAATCATAAAGATGAAGCTTCAAGGGTGCGAGAAGTATTAAAAGACACCTTAGGTGAAAACTGGCAAAGTAATATTGCAACTCCAATTATGGCAAGTGAAGATTTTAGTTATTACCTAAACAAAATCCCAGGAGCCTTTGCTCTTGTAGGAAGTGATGATGGAGTTGAAAAACATCAAAAAGCTTGCCACAATGTACACTATGATTTCAATGATA